A genomic stretch from Candidatus Thiothrix anitrata includes:
- a CDS encoding toll/interleukin-1 receptor domain-containing protein, with amino-acid sequence MDYRYKAFISYRHVRHDRQWAKWLLDKLETYRTPKALRKQGIPDRVGILFRDDEEIPASGDLSSQITDALQASEFLIVVCSPDTPASRWVQREIEIFQELGKGDNIIPLLIDGEPEQAFPPALLRSLSRQQNPDGSWQEITEAREPLAADVRPRDDEKHAVTKRRALLRIAATLMKCRFDDLAQRDQERQKRRQHSVASLLALLILSLAAFGLYQWDYNRVKTAYYVDYGERWLIPFGIHEIDEAQANKRNASYRIQTRRKQVIKMERLTGAQKAVGLDGDGISSEPWLADVAKWQLTYDAGGTLISRELLDSREKLLIRQELEMADSKHSAIVTFKQGKKGEDSAPLRLDGAMSALDISWSEVQKAEITRNKLLFTADGLINQRLFQTPNGFPTSDAEGSFGRGYTYASNGQVTELFNLNEDQQPFSGKTGIASIQKTYTDSGELLRVSWLDKDRKPILNRNGYANLSSTFDEWGNETGQAFLGIDGKPTLHEFFDYASVTYTFDERGNEIGQAFFGIDGKPILWNGYTSITYTFDERGNKTGGAFFGIDGKPTLHKFFDYASVTYTFDERGNKTGEAFFGIDGKPSLHKDSYASVTYTFDERGNEIGKAFFGIDGKPSLDKFFGYASVTYTFDERGNKTGEAFFGIDGKPSLDKFFGYASVTYTFDERGNKTGKAFFGIDGKPSLDKFFGYASVTYTFDERGNKTGEAFFGIDGKPSLDKFFGYASVTYTFDERGNKTGEAFFGIDGKPTLHKLFGYASVTYTFDERGNKTGEAFFGIDGKPTLHKNGYASTTNTFDERGNKTGEAFFGIDGKPTLHKDSYTSVTYTFNERGNKTGEAFFGIDGKPTLHKLFGYASVTYTFDERGNKTGEAFFGIDGKPTLHKDSYTSITYTFDERGNKTGEAFFGIDGKPSLDKFFGYASVTYTFDERDNETGEAFFGIDGKPTLHKDSYTSITYTFDERGNKTGEAFFGIDGKPSLDKFFGYASVTYTFDERGNKTGEAFFGIDGKPTLHKLFGYASVTYTFDERGNKTGEAFFGIDGKPTLHKLFGYASVTYAFDERGNKTGEAFFGIDGKPTLRKLFGYARVTYIFDERGNETGEAFFGIDGKPTLSTDGGYASATYTFDERGNKTGEAFFGIDGKPTLRKLFGYASVTNTFDERGNKTGEAFFGIDGKPSLHKDSYASVTYTFDERGNEIGKAFFGIDGKPSLHEYSGYASVTYTFDERGNTTAEAFFGIDGKPTLQKGYGYASLTSTFNDKGNLTGQAFFGIDGKPTIAKSFAYGDGHGYASATYTFDERGNKIGEAYFGIDGKPTLREFFGYASVTYTFDERGNKTGEAFFGIDGKPTLLKDGYAKMTMKYDQNGNMVEEQLLGKNGKLVMSKQGYARLTIEYDDKGKAVLYTLWDAQGNKLKTQAEKP; translated from the coding sequence GTGGATTACCGGTACAAGGCATTTATCAGTTACCGTCATGTCAGGCATGACCGCCAATGGGCAAAATGGCTGCTGGACAAGCTGGAAACTTACCGCACACCTAAAGCCTTGCGGAAGCAGGGTATCCCTGACCGGGTTGGTATCCTTTTCCGTGATGATGAGGAGATTCCGGCATCCGGCGACCTGTCCAGCCAGATTACTGATGCACTGCAAGCCAGTGAATTCCTGATTGTGGTTTGTTCGCCGGATACCCCGGCTTCCCGCTGGGTTCAACGGGAAATCGAAATCTTTCAGGAGCTGGGCAAGGGTGACAACATTATCCCGCTGCTGATAGACGGTGAACCGGAGCAGGCATTCCCTCCCGCCCTGTTGCGCAGCCTGAGCCGCCAGCAAAACCCCGATGGCAGTTGGCAGGAAATCACTGAAGCACGCGAACCCCTCGCGGCGGATGTGCGCCCACGGGATGACGAGAAACACGCAGTAACCAAGCGCAGGGCTTTGTTGCGGATCGCCGCCACTTTGATGAAATGCCGCTTTGATGACCTCGCCCAACGTGATCAGGAACGCCAGAAACGCAGACAACACAGCGTTGCCAGCCTGCTTGCCTTGCTGATCCTGAGTTTGGCTGCCTTTGGCCTCTACCAGTGGGATTACAACCGTGTCAAAACGGCTTATTACGTGGATTATGGCGAACGCTGGCTGATACCGTTTGGCATCCATGAAATCGACGAAGCGCAGGCCAACAAACGCAATGCCAGCTACCGCATCCAGACCCGGCGCAAACAGGTCATCAAGATGGAACGCCTAACGGGTGCACAAAAAGCGGTTGGGCTGGATGGTGATGGCATCAGCAGTGAACCTTGGCTGGCAGATGTTGCAAAATGGCAACTCACCTACGATGCGGGCGGGACACTCATCAGCCGCGAATTGCTGGACTCCCGCGAAAAGCTATTGATCCGGCAGGAACTGGAAATGGCTGACAGCAAACACTCAGCGATTGTCACCTTCAAGCAAGGCAAAAAAGGGGAAGACAGTGCCCCACTACGTTTGGATGGGGCAATGTCTGCCTTGGACATTTCCTGGAGCGAGGTCCAAAAGGCAGAAATCACCCGCAACAAACTGTTGTTTACAGCGGATGGCCTCATCAACCAACGGCTGTTTCAAACCCCGAATGGTTTCCCCACCTCTGATGCGGAAGGCAGTTTTGGGCGTGGTTACACTTATGCCAGTAACGGGCAAGTCACCGAACTGTTTAACCTGAACGAAGACCAGCAGCCGTTTTCTGGCAAAACAGGCATTGCCAGTATCCAGAAAACGTACACCGATAGCGGGGAGCTGTTGCGTGTTAGCTGGCTAGATAAAGACCGCAAACCGATATTGAACCGAAACGGCTACGCCAACTTAAGCAGCACTTTCGATGAATGGGGGAACGAAACCGGGCAAGCCTTCTTAGGCATCGACGGCAAACCCACCTTGCACGAGTTCTTCGACTACGCCAGCGTCACCTACACTTTCGATGAACGCGGTAACGAAATCGGACAAGCCTTCTTCGGCATCGACGGCAAACCGATACTCTGGAATGGCTATACCAGCATCACCTACACTTTCGATGAACGCGGCAACAAAACAGGGGGAGCCTTCTTCGGCATCGACGGCAAACCCACCTTGCACAAGTTCTTCGACTACGCCAGCGTCACCTACACTTTCGATGAACGCGGTAACAAAACCGGGGAAGCCTTCTTCGGCATCGACGGCAAACCCAGCCTGCACAAGGACAGCTACGCCAGCGTCACCTACACTTTCGATGAACGCGGGAACGAAATCGGGAAAGCCTTCTTCGGCATCGACGGCAAACCCAGCCTAGACAAGTTCTTCGGCTACGCCAGCGTCACCTACACTTTCGATGAACGCGGCAACAAAACCGGGGAAGCCTTCTTCGGCATCGACGGCAAACCCAGCCTAGACAAGTTCTTCGGCTACGCCAGCGTCACCTACACTTTCGATGAACGCGGCAACAAAACCGGGAAAGCCTTCTTCGGCATCGACGGCAAACCCAGCCTAGACAAGTTCTTCGGCTACGCCAGCGTCACCTACACTTTCGATGAACGCGGCAACAAAACAGGGGAAGCCTTCTTCGGCATCGACGGCAAACCCAGCCTAGACAAGTTCTTCGGCTACGCCAGCGTCACCTACACTTTCGATGAACGCGGTAACAAAACAGGGGAAGCCTTCTTCGGCATCGACGGCAAACCCACTCTGCACAAGTTATTCGGCTACGCCAGCGTCACCTACACTTTCGATGAACGCGGTAACAAAACAGGGGAAGCCTTCTTCGGCATCGACGGCAAACCCACTCTGCACAAGAACGGCTACGCCAGCACCACCAACACTTTCGATGAACGCGGTAACAAAACAGGGGAAGCCTTCTTCGGCATCGACGGCAAACCCACTCTGCACAAGGACAGCTACACCAGCGTCACCTACACTTTCAATGAACGCGGCAACAAAACTGGGGAAGCCTTCTTCGGCATCGACGGCAAACCCACCTTGCACAAGTTATTCGGCTACGCCAGCGTCACCTACACTTTCGATGAACGCGGTAACAAAACAGGGGAAGCCTTCTTCGGCATCGACGGCAAACCCACTCTGCACAAGGACAGCTACACCAGCATCACCTACACTTTCGATGAACGCGGCAACAAAACAGGGGAAGCCTTCTTCGGCATCGACGGCAAACCCAGCCTAGACAAGTTCTTCGGCTACGCCAGCGTCACCTACACTTTCGATGAACGCGATAACGAAACCGGGGAAGCCTTCTTCGGTATCGACGGCAAACCCACTCTGCACAAGGACAGCTACACCAGCATCACCTACACTTTCGATGAACGCGGCAACAAAACAGGGGAAGCCTTCTTCGGCATCGACGGCAAACCCAGCCTAGACAAGTTCTTCGGCTACGCCAGCGTCACCTACACTTTCGATGAACGCGGCAACAAAACAGGGGAAGCCTTCTTCGGCATCGACGGCAAACCCACCTTGCACAAATTATTCGGCTACGCCAGCGTCACCTACACTTTCGATGAACGCGGTAACAAAACCGGGGAAGCCTTCTTCGGCATCGACGGTAAACCCACCTTGCACAAATTATTCGGCTACGCCAGCGTCACCTACGCTTTCGATGAACGCGGCAACAAAACAGGGGAAGCCTTCTTCGGCATCGACGGCAAACCCACCTTGCGCAAATTATTCGGCTACGCCAGAGTCACCTACATTTTCGATGAACGCGGTAACGAAACAGGGGAAGCCTTCTTCGGCATCGACGGCAAACCCACCCTGAGCACCGACGGCGGCTACGCCAGTGCCACCTACACTTTCGATGAACGCGGTAACAAAACAGGGGAAGCCTTCTTCGGCATCGACGGCAAACCCACCTTGCGCAAATTATTCGGCTACGCCAGCGTCACCAACACTTTCGATGAACGCGGCAACAAAACAGGGGAAGCCTTCTTCGGCATCGACGGCAAACCCAGCCTGCACAAGGACAGCTACGCCAGCGTCACCTACACTTTCGATGAACGCGGGAACGAAATCGGGAAAGCCTTCTTCGGCATCGACGGCAAACCCAGCCTGCACGAGTACTCCGGCTACGCCAGCGTCACCTACACTTTCGATGAACGCGGTAACACAACCGCAGAAGCCTTCTTCGGCATCGACGGCAAACCCACCCTGCAAAAGGGCTACGGCTACGCCAGTCTCACCAGCACTTTCAATGATAAGGGCAACCTAACCGGGCAAGCCTTCTTCGGCATCGACGGCAAACCCACCATAGCCAAGTCATTCGCCTACGGCGACGGCCACGGCTACGCCAGTGCCACCTACACTTTCGATGAACGCGGCAACAAAATTGGGGAAGCATACTTCGGCATCGACGGCAAACCCACCTTGCGCGAGTTCTTCGGCTACGCCAGCGTCACCTACACTTTCGATGAACGCGGTAACAAAACCGGGGAAGCCTTCTTCGGCATCGACGGCAAACCCACGCTACTCAAGGACGGCTACGCCAAAATGACCATGAAATACGACCAGAATGGCAATATGGTTGAAGAGCAGTTGCTGGGGAAGAACGGCAAGTTAGTGATGTCCAAACAGGGCTACGCCCGCTTGACCATTGAATACGACGACAAGGGAAAGGCTGTGCTTTATACGCTTTGGGATGCACAAGGTAATAAGCTTAAAACCCAAGCTGAAAAACCATAA
- a CDS encoding toll/interleukin-1 receptor domain-containing protein has product MDYRYKAFISYRHVRHDRQWAKWLLDKLETYRTPKALRKQGIPDRVGILFRDDEEIPASGDLSSQITDALQASEFLIVVCSPDTPASRWVQREIEIFQELGKGDNIIPLLIDGEPEQAFPPALLRSLSRQQNPDGSWQEITEAREPLAADVRPRDDEKHAVTKRRALLRIAATLMKCRFDDLAQRDQERQKRRQHSVASLLALLILSLAAFGLYQWDYNRVKTAYYVDYGERWLIPFGIHEINETQANKRNASYRIQTQRKQVIKMESLRGAQKAVGLNGDGISSEPWLAGVAKWQLTYDAGGTLISRELLDSREKLLIRQELEMADSKRSAIVTFKQGKKGEDSAPLRLGGAISALDTSWSTTRKAEITRNKLLFTADGLINQRLFQTPNGVPTSDTEGSFGRGYTYASNGQVTELFNLNEDQQPFSGKTGIASIQKTYTDSGELLRVSWLDKDRKPILKKSGYTSFSSTFDEWGNETGCAFFGIDGKPILHKDGYASATNTFDERGNLIRQAFFGIDGKPTLHKDGYASVTYTFNKRGKLTREVLFGIDGKPTLHKDGYASVTNTFDEHGNLTGQALFGIDGKPTTTTSGYASLTNTFDEWGNETEQAYFGIDGKPTMHKNGYASITSTFDERGNETGQTFFGIDGKPTMHKYYGYGYASVTYTFDERGNKTGEAYFGIDGKSTLSGGNYARVAHTFDERGNKTGEAYFGIDGKPTLSGGNYASVTYTFDERGNKTGEAYFGIDGKSTLSGGNYARVAHTFDERGNKTGEAYFGIDGKPTLSGGNYASVTYTFDERGNKTGEAYFGIDGKSTLSGDNYASVTHTFDERGNKTGEAYFGIDGKPTLHKYYGYSYASVTYTFDERGNKTGEAFFGIDGKPILSKDWGYASVTHTFDERGNKTGEAFFGIDGKPTLHEYYGASVTYTFDERGNTTGEAFFGIDGKPTLSRGNYASVTHTFDERGNKTGAAFFGIDGKPTLLEYYGASVTYTFDERGNTTGEAFFGIDGKPTLRGGNYASVTHTFDERGNKTGEAFFGIDGKPTLLKDGYAKMTMKYDQNGNMVEEQLLGKNGKLVMSKQGYARLTIEYDDKGKAVLYTLWDAQGNKLKTQAEKP; this is encoded by the coding sequence GTGGATTATCGGTACAAAGCATTTATCAGTTACCGTCATGTCAGACATGACCGCCAATGGGCAAAATGGCTGCTGGACAAGCTGGAAACTTACCGCACACCTAAAGCCCTGCGGAAGCAGGGTATCCCCGACCGGGTTGGCATCCTTTTCCGTGATGATGAGGAGATTCCGGCATCCGGCGACCTGTCCAGCCAGATTACTGATGCCCTGCAAGCCAGTGAATTCCTGATTGTGGTTTGTTCGCCGGATACCCCGGCTTCCCGCTGGGTTCAACGGGAAATCGAAATCTTTCAGGAGCTGGGCAAGGGTGACAACATTATCCCGCTGCTGATAGACGGTGAACCGGAGCAGGCATTCCCTCCCGCCCTGTTGCGCAGCCTGAGCCGCCAGCAAAACCCCGATGGCAGTTGGCAGGAAATCACTGAAGCACGCGAACCCCTCGCGGCGGATGTGCGCCCACGGGATGACGAGAAACACGCAGTAACCAAGCGCAGGGCTTTGTTGCGGATCGCCGCCACTTTGATGAAATGCCGCTTTGATGACCTCGCCCAACGTGACCAAGAACGCCAGAAACGCAGACAACACAGCGTTGCCAGCCTGCTTGCCTTGCTGATCCTGAGTTTGGCTGCCTTTGGCCTCTACCAGTGGGATTACAACCGTGTCAAAACGGCTTATTACGTGGATTATGGCGAACGCTGGCTGATACCGTTTGGCATCCATGAAATCAACGAAACGCAGGCCAACAAACGCAATGCCAGCTACCGCATCCAGACCCAGCGCAAGCAGGTCATCAAGATGGAATCTCTAAGGGGTGCTCAAAAAGCGGTCGGCCTGAATGGTGATGGCATCAGTAGTGAACCTTGGCTGGCAGGTGTTGCAAAATGGCAACTCACCTACGATGCGGGCGGGACACTCATCAGCCGCGAATTGCTGGACTCCCGTGAAAAGCTATTGATCCGGCAGGAGCTGGAAATGGCTGACAGCAAACGCTCAGCGATTGTCACCTTCAAGCAAGGCAAAAAAGGGGAAGACAGTGCCCCGCTACGTTTGGGTGGGGCAATCTCTGCCTTGGACACTTCCTGGAGCACGACCCGAAAGGCAGAGATCACCCGTAACAAACTGTTGTTTACAGCGGATGGCCTCATCAACCAACGGCTGTTTCAAACCCCGAATGGTGTCCCCACCTCTGATACGGAAGGCAGTTTTGGGCGTGGTTACACCTATGCCAGTAACGGGCAAGTCACCGAGCTGTTTAACCTGAACGAAGACCAACAGCCGTTTTCCGGCAAAACAGGCATTGCCAGCATCCAGAAAACGTACACCGATAGCGGGGAGCTGTTGCGGGTTAGCTGGCTGGATAAAGACCGCAAACCGATATTAAAAAAATCCGGCTACACCAGCTTCAGCAGCACTTTCGATGAATGGGGAAATGAAACCGGGTGCGCCTTCTTCGGCATCGACGGCAAACCCATACTGCACAAGGACGGCTACGCCAGTGCCACCAACACTTTCGATGAACGCGGCAACCTGATCAGACAAGCCTTCTTCGGCATCGACGGCAAACCCACTCTGCACAAGGACGGCTACGCCAGCGTCACCTACACTTTCAATAAACGTGGCAAGCTAACCAGGGAAGTCCTCTTCGGCATCGACGGCAAACCCACCCTGCACAAGGACGGCTACGCCAGTGTCACCAACACTTTCGATGAACACGGCAATCTAACTGGGCAAGCTCTCTTCGGCATCGACGGCAAACCTACCACCACCACAAGTGGCTACGCCAGTCTCACCAACACTTTCGATGAATGGGGTAACGAAACTGAGCAAGCCTACTTCGGCATCGACGGCAAACCCACCATGCATAAGAATGGCTACGCCAGCATCACCAGCACTTTCGATGAGCGCGGTAACGAAACTGGGCAAACCTTCTTCGGCATCGACGGCAAACCCACCATGCATAAGTACTACGGCTACGGCTACGCCAGCGTCACCTACACTTTCGATGAACGCGGTAACAAAACCGGAGAAGCCTACTTCGGCATCGACGGCAAATCCACCCTAAGCGGAGGCAACTACGCCAGAGTCGCCCATACTTTCGATGAACGCGGTAACAAAACCGGAGAAGCCTACTTCGGCATCGACGGCAAACCCACCCTAAGCGGAGGCAACTACGCCAGCGTCACCTACACTTTCGATGAACGCGGTAACAAAACCGGAGAAGCCTACTTCGGCATCGACGGCAAATCCACCCTAAGCGGAGGCAACTACGCCAGAGTCGCCCATACTTTCGATGAACGCGGTAACAAAACCGGAGAAGCCTACTTCGGCATCGATGGCAAACCCACCCTAAGCGGAGGCAACTACGCCAGCGTCACCTACACTTTCGATGAACGCGGTAACAAAACCGGAGAAGCCTACTTCGGCATCGACGGCAAATCCACCCTAAGCGGAGACAACTACGCCAGCGTCACCCATACTTTCGATGAACGCGGTAACAAAACCGGAGAAGCCTACTTCGGCATCGACGGCAAACCCACCCTCCACAAGTACTACGGCTACAGCTACGCCAGCGTCACCTACACTTTCGATGAACGCGGCAACAAAACTGGTGAAGCCTTCTTCGGCATCGACGGCAAACCCATACTAAGTAAGGACTGGGGCTACGCCAGCGTCACCCATACTTTCGATGAACGCGGTAACAAAACCGGAGAAGCCTTCTTCGGCATCGACGGCAAACCCACCCTGCACGAGTACTACGGTGCCAGCGTCACCTACACTTTCGATGAACGCGGTAACACAACCGGGGAAGCCTTCTTCGGCATCGACGGCAAACCCACCCTAAGCAGAGGTAACTACGCCAGCGTCACCCATACTTTCGATGAACGCGGTAACAAAACCGGGGCAGCCTTCTTCGGCATCGACGGCAAACCCACCCTGCTCGAGTACTACGGTGCCAGCGTCACCTACACTTTCGATGAACGCGGTAACACAACCGGGGAAGCCTTCTTCGGCATCGACGGCAAACCCACCCTAAGAGGAGGTAACTACGCCAGCGTCACCCATACTTTCGATGAACGCGGTAACAAAACCGGGGAAGCCTTCTTCGGCATCGACGGCAAACCCACGCTACTCAAGGACGGCTACGCCAAAATGACCATGAAATACGACCAGAATGGCAATATGGTTGAAGAGCAGTTGCTGGGGAAGAACGGCAAGTTAGTGATGTCCAAACAGGGCTACGCCCGCTTGACCATTGAATACGACGACAAGGGAAAGGCTGTGCTTTATACGCTTTGGGATGCACAAGGTAATAAGCTTAAAACCCAAGCTGAAAAACCATAA
- a CDS encoding toll/interleukin-1 receptor domain-containing protein has product MDYRYKAFISYRHVRHDRQWAKWLLDKLETYRTPKALRKQGIPDRVGILFRDDEEIPASGDLSSQITDALQASEFLIVICSPDTPASRWVQREIEIFQELGKGDNIIPLLVDGEPEQAFPPALLRSLSRQQNPDGSWQEITEAREPLAADVRPRDDEKHAVTKRRALLRIAATLMKCRFDDLAQRDQERQKRRQHSVASLLALLILSLAAFGLYQWDYNRVKTAYYVDYGERWLIPFGIHEINETQANKRNASYRIQTQRKQVIKMESLRGAQKAVGLNGDGISSEPWLAGVAKWQLTYDAGGTLISRELLDSREKLLIRQELEMADSKHSAIVTFRQGKKGEDSAPLRLDGVISALDVFGGISGDDTHKAEITRNKLLFTADGLINQRLFQTPYGLPTSDTAGSFGRGYTYASNGRITKLSNLNAKQQPFSGKAGITSIQKTYTDNEKLLRVSWLDKDRKPILNQSGFASFTSIFDEQGNKTSEAFFGIDGKPTLHKVYGYASITYTFDERGNLTGRAYFGIDGKPTLHEYYGYASVTYTFDERGNQTGFAFFGIDGKPTLDKDGYASFTNTFDERGNQTGQAHFGIDGKPILRNGYARIIRTFDEQGNKTSEAYFGANGKPLLIDGFASFTSTFDERGRTTGYAFFGIDGKPILRNGYASFTNTFDERGNKTGEAHFGIDGKPILAHGYARVTRTFDDQGNKTSEAYFDANDKPVLIDGFASAFYTFDDKGNTTSENIEQKKNDRNVTYIDDKRNTTSEAYFGIDGKPILRNGYASATRTFNDQGNKTSEAYFDTNGKPILVDGFAKAVYTLDDKRNTTSEAYFGIDGKPILRNGYTYITFTYDNEGNITNKTYFGINGKPTLGKYGYASVTNTYDEQGNKTSEAYFDKNGKPVLVDGFARAIYTFDNKGNTTSKAYFSTDGKPTSHKDGYARITYTFDEHNHLTEEAYLGINGKPILIDGYAKATLKYQNHNMVEKQFLGKNGKLVMSKHGVARVTVKYDKKGNPLLYTLWDAQGNELKTEKR; this is encoded by the coding sequence GTGGATTACCGGTACAAGGCATTTATCAGTTACCGTCATGTCAGACATGACCGCCAATGGGCAAAATGGCTGCTGGACAAGCTGGAAACTTACCGCACACCTAAAGCCCTGCGGAAGCAGGGCATCCCCGACCGGGTTGGCATCCTTTTCCGTGATGATGAGGAGATTCCGGCATCCGGCGACCTGTCCAGCCAGATTACCGATGCCCTGCAAGCCAGTGAGTTCCTGATTGTGATTTGTTCGCCGGATACCCCGGCTTCCCGCTGGGTTCAACGGGAAATCGAAATCTTTCAGGAACTGGGCAAGGGTGACAACATTATCCCGCTGCTGGTGGACGGTGAACCGGAGCAGGCATTCCCCCCCGCCCTGTTGCGCAGCCTGAGCCGCCAGCAAAACCCCGATGGCAGTTGGCAGGAAATCACTGAAGCACGCGAACCCCTCGCGGCGGATGTGCGCCCACGGGATGACGAGAAACACGCAGTAACCAAGCGCAGGGCTTTGTTGCGGATCGCCGCCACTTTGATGAAATGCCGCTTTGATGACCTCGCCCAACGTGACCAAGAACGCCAGAAACGCAGACAACACAGCGTTGCCAGCCTGCTTGCCTTGCTGATCCTGAGTTTGGCTGCCTTTGGCCTCTACCAGTGGGATTACAACCGTGTCAAAACGGCTTATTACGTGGATTATGGCGAACGCTGGCTGATACCGTTTGGCATCCATGAAATCAACGAAACGCAGGCCAACAAACGCAATGCCAGCTACCGCATCCAGACCCAGCGCAAGCAGGTCATCAAGATGGAATCTCTAAGGGGTGCTCAAAAAGCGGTCGGCCTGAATGGTGATGGCATCAGTAGTGAACCTTGGCTGGCAGGTGTTGCAAAATGGCAACTCACCTACGATGCGGGCGGGACACTCATCAGCCGCGAATTGCTGGATTCCCGTGAAAAGCTATTGATCCGGCAGGAACTGGAAATGGCTGACAGCAAACACTCAGCGATTGTCACCTTCAGGCAAGGCAAAAAAGGGGAAGACAGTGCCCCACTACGTTTGGATGGGGTAATCTCTGCCTTGGACGTTTTCGGAGGTATTTCTGGGGACGATACCCATAAGGCAGAAATCACCCGCAACAAACTGTTGTTTACAGCGGATGGCCTCATCAACCAACGGCTGTTTCAAACCCCGTATGGTTTGCCGACCTCTGATACGGCAGGCAGTTTTGGGCGTGGTTATACCTATGCCAGTAATGGGCGAATCACCAAATTGTCTAATCTGAACGCAAAACAGCAACCGTTTTCCGGCAAAGCAGGCATTACCAGCATCCAGAAAACGTACACGGATAACGAGAAGCTGTTGCGAGTTAGCTGGCTGGATAAAGACCGTAAACCGATATTGAACCAGTCCGGCTTCGCTAGCTTCACCAGCATTTTCGATGAACAGGGTAACAAAACCAGTGAAGCCTTCTTCGGCATCGACGGCAAACCCACCCTGCACAAGGTCTACGGCTACGCCAGCATCACCTACACTTTCGATGAGCGAGGTAACCTAACCGGGCGTGCCTACTTCGGCATCGACGGCAAACCCACCCTGCACGAGTACTACGGCTACGCCAGCGTCACCTACACTTTCGATGAACGCGGTAACCAAACCGGGTTTGCCTTCTTCGGCATCGACGGCAAACCCACCTTGGACAAAGATGGCTATGCCAGCTTCACCAACACTTTCGATGAACGCGGCAACCAAACAGGACAAGCCCACTTCGGCATCGACGGCAAACCAATACTCAGGAATGGCTATGCCCGTATCATCCGTACTTTCGACGAACAGGGTAACAAAACGAGCGAAGCTTACTTTGGCGCAAATGGCAAGCCCCTACTCATAGATGGTTTTGCCAGCTTCACCAGCACTTTCGATGAAAGGGGTCGCACAACAGGGTACGCTTTCTTCGGTATCGACGGCAAACCAATACTCAGAAATGGCTATGCCAGCTTCACCAACACTTTCGATGAACGCGGCAACAAAACAGGAGAAGCCCACTTCGGCATCGACGGCAAACCAATACTCGCGCATGGTTATGCCCGTGTCACCCGTACTTTCGATGATCAGGGTAACAAAACCAGTGAAGCCTATTTCGATGCAAATGACAAGCCTGTACTCATAGATGGTTTTGCCAGTGCTTTCTACACGTTTGATGATAAGGGAAATACGACCAGCGAAAACATCGAACAAAAAAAGAACGATAGGAACGTCACCTACATTGACGACAAGAGGAATACAACTAGCGAAGCCTACTTCGGTATTGACGGGAAACCGATACTCAGGAATGGTTATGCCAGCGCCACCCGTACTTTCAATGATCAGGGTAACAAGACCAGCGAAGCTTACTTTGATACAAATGGCAAGCCCATACTAGTAGATGGTTTTGCTAAAGCTGTCTACACACTTGACGACAAGAGGAATACGACCAGTGAAGCCTACTTCGGTATTGACGGGAAACCGATACTCAGGAATGGCTATACCTACATAACCTTTACTTACGATAACGAGGGGAATATAACCAACAAGACCTACTTCGGAATCAACGGCAAGCCCACTCTAGGCAAGTACGGCTACGCCAGCGTCACCAATACTTACGATGAGCAGGGTAATAAAACCAGCGAAGCCTACTTCGACAAAAATGGCAAGCCCGTACTAGTAGATGGTTTTGCCCGTGCGATCTATACTTTTGATAACAAGGGAAATACAACTAGCAAAGCCTACTTTAGCACTGATGGAAAACCCACCTCACATAAAGACGGCTACGCAAGAATCACCTATACTTTTGATGAACACAACCACCTAACAGAGGAAGCCTACTTAGGCATAAACGGCAAACCCATACTCATAGATGGCTATGCCAAAGCAACCCTGAAATACCAGAATCACAACATGGTAGAAAAGCAGTTTTTGGGGAAGAACGGCAAGTTAGTTATGTCCAAACATGGTGTCGCCCGCGTGACTGTTAAATACGACAAAAAGGGAAATCCCCTACTTTATACACTTTGGGACGCGCAAGGCAATGAGCTGAAAACTGAAAAGCGGTAA